The genome window GGGGCGGCAGGCTTCGGCCACCACCTCGCCGCTTTCATCCTCGGCAAAGCGGTAGAGCATCACCCTATCGAAGCCCGTGATGTTGCTTACCTGCCGCACGGCGTGCTGGCAAAATTCCTTGACCGAAGTAGCCCCCAGCATCTGGCCCAGGGCTTCGTTAAGCGAAGGCATGTCCAGCGGGCCGGCGGTCAGGTCCTGCACCGGCTCGAACTCCAGCCACAGCAAGTCGTCGAAGCGGTGCTGAATAAGCTTGAAGTAGGGTTGGCTAGCCAGCTGATCGAGGCGCACGCCCTGCAGGCGCTGGTTTTCATCGAGGGTAAACCACTGGGTAGACAGCTCCTGCAGGCGCTCCTCATGGAAGAGGAAGGTTAGGTCGCGGCCAATCAGGGTTTCGGCGGGTAAGCCCAGCAGCTGGTCGGTGTTGGCGCTGGCTTGCACCACCCGGTGGGTGCGCGGGTCCAGGCACAACAGAAACCCATAGGGCTGGATGGAGCCCGGAATATGAATTGGCTCCCGGTCGCAGTTGGTGAGGGTAATGGGTTGCCCTACCAGACTTTCGTCGGTCAGGGTTGCGCCTGTTCTAACCATGCGTGTAAACGTTGAAAAGTAAGCGAGGCCGACGCTACAATAGCATCGGCATTGGCGGGAGTAGCAGCTTGCGTAAGCAAACCCACAAAGGTTTTCCAGAGCGGGCCGGTTTGCTCGGCGTGCCCACTGAAATACGCGCGGGCCGGAATATTGGCTTTGGCTAGCTGGCGGGCAATTACCTGCCCGCCCAGGGTGGAGCCTTCCAGAACGTACATAGCCCCCAAAAGCTGGGCGCGGGTTTCTAGGGGGGCAGCTCAGGCACGAGCGGCAGGGTAGCAGCTTCGGGTAAGTCCTGGCGCAGCAGGTGGGCCCGGTAGCGGCGGGGCAACTCCCAGGCCGGGCCCAGTAATTCTTCGTTAGAACGGAGCTGGGCTTCGAACGGCGCTACAAAGCCGTAGAGCCGCGCCAGAAACTGCTGGGTAAGCGCCTCCGTGATGGTTCCGTTACCCAGGGCCTGGTTGAAGGGCAGTTGCTCGAGAGCCTCGTGCACGGCCCGGGTTTCGTGGCGCAGGCGGGCAAGAATATCAACGGTAGTACTCGAAGACGACATATGCAGCAGACAACGCCGAATCAGGCGGATAGTGATGACCCGTACGCTGCGTAAGAAGCAAAGGTAGGTGAATCCGTGCTCCAGTAAATCAATAGTGGGCCAGTTGATTATCCGCGTAGCACCAGGCCCATTGCTCGCCGGGCTCAGCCGAAACCACTATTGGGTGCTGGGTAGCGTGAAAATGGCGAGTAGCGTGCTTGTTCTTCGAGGAGTCGCAGCACCCTACTTGGCCGCAGGTTTGGCATACCCGCAGGTGCACCCAGGTGTCGCCCAGGGCCACGCATTCAGGGCAGGTGGGCTCAGCGGGTGCGGGCAGTATCGTTGCCAAGGAGTGAAGATGGTGGCAGAGAGGCATGGCAAGTGGGAGTGAAAGCAGGAACGAATATACCCCGCTACGGAAACAGTCACGGGTCCGGTACGTGCCGCAGGGCACCTAGTCCAGCACGGTGGTTACCACGCGCAGGGCCCCGCTGGTGAGGGTTTTCTGAACCGGGCATTTCTCCGCAATCAGGTAGAGACGCTGGCGCTGCTCCGGAGTCAGGGGCCCCAGCAGACGCAGCTCTTTGCGGACTTCCTCCAGCATTTCCCCGGCCTGCTCACACTGGTCGCAGTCGAGGCGATGGACGCGGTGGTGGCTGAGGCCCACCTCAATGCCTTCGAGCGGCCAGTGTTTCTGGGTGGCATACAGCCGGAGCGTGATGGCCGTGCACGCGCCCAAGGCCGAGAGCAGCAAATCGTACGGAGTAGGCCCCCGGTCTTGCCCGCCTACACTCCGCGGCTCATCCACGAAATACGTATGGTGGCCCGCCTGAATTTCGGCCAACAAGGCCTCAGGACCAACTTTAACAAGTACCGTGGCGGGAGGGGAAGCTTCAGGCATGGCAAATGGAAAAACAGGTAAGATGCGGCGACTACTTAAAAGCAGAACGTACGAATTTTTCCTCATCCTGTCTCACGGAATCGCACAAAGAGCACAACTGGAGAACTGGTAAGCGCTGCCGTTCCACATCAGCACGAGCTGTGCCGGCACGAAAAAGCCGCTCCTGCCCAGTAGACAGAAGCGGCTTGATAGGATAGCGGCGGTCAGGCAGTGCTATCTTTAGGATTTCGGCGTGTAGGGGAATTTCTTGGAGGCGTTGCGCATCAGCATGTCCACGATGTTCTCGGTGGAGCTGAACACCGAGCCCGAAGCCAGGTAGTCGTACTTCCACAGCAGCTTGCCGGCTTCGCCCTCGTGAATGTTCACGGTGATGTTGGCTTGGTTGGTAGCACCCCAGGCACCTACCAACAGACCGACAGCTACGGCAGCCCCGTCGCTCATGGGTTTGGTGGTCCGCACGCTGGTCGTCAGCACAGCATCCACGCCCAAAATTTTAGCCAGCTCCTGGGGAGAGTGAGTGCGCAGCTCGTTATACGGAATGTTGCTTTCCCGCAGGCGTGCGTTGGTTTGCATCACATCCTGAAAATCAACGGTGTAGCCACGCTGCGTTTTACGACGAAGCAGCCAGGAGTACACTTTTTCCTGAAAGTCGTGCCCACTTTTCAGCTCCATTTCCTGCAGCTGGGCCGGGGTAGTGCTCTTCATTTGGTTGGGGCGCAACTGCATGGTAACGGCGGCGGGCAGGATGGCTACCGTTTTGTGCTTGGGGGCATAGGAACGGAAGTCCTGGGCCATATAAATGCTGGGTCCGCAGGCCGTCAACAGCACGGACACGAACAGAACCATCAGTACCCGAAGGGTAGAAACTTGCATAGAAAAAAGAAAATGAATGATTTTAGGATTATGCCTGACCAATCAGCCTACAAGTATACTAGATACCATCCCAATATCATGCGTTTCTTAGCTGACCTAAAATTGAATTTTACCGTCCGTCACGGGCTGGGGGCAGGTCCAGGGTAAACTGAATATCCCGCATGCAGCGGAAGTGCCCCTGCGGACATTTTTCGTAGCCAATCTTGGAACAGGGCCGGCAGGGTAGCCCAGGCACCTCCAGAATGCGGAATTCTGTGCGGTACGGGTACATGCCAAACTCCGGCACCGTGTTACCCCAAACGCTGAATATCTCCTTCCGAAATGCAGCGGCTATGTGCATTAAACCAGTATCATGGCTGACTACGAAGCGCGCCTGCCGCACCAAGGACGCCGACTGGTTCAGATTGAACTTGCCGCAGGCATTGTAAATAACGGTGGCCGGAGCCGGCGCAGCAGGTAGCGCCGGAAAATAGTAGGGGCTGTCAGGAATTTGAGCGGGCGCGGGCGGGGAACTGGCCGTTTGGTTGTCAAAGGCCAGCTCAATGATATGGCCGGTACTTTCGTCCTCGGGGCCGCCCAGTAGCACCACGGGTTGGCGCAGCAGTCCACACAGTTCAATAATGCGCTCCACGGGTAGCCGCTTGGTAGCGTGCTGGGCTCCAATGGCAAAGGCCACGTAGCCCCGCTGAAAAACCGGGGGTAGCGCCGCACTCAGGTTCACCTCATCCTTGGCCGGAATAAAGTAATCCAGCCCCTGCCCATCGTTTTTCACGCCCAGCGGCGCGGCCGCGGCCAGGTAACGCTCCACGATGTGCACGCGGGGCAGGGTATTCACTTTGAAACGCACCAACAGCCACTTGCGCCAGTTCAGCTTGTCAAACGAGGCCGACTTCACCCCGAGCTGAGCCTTAAGCAAAGCGGTGCGCAGGTTGTGGTGCAAATCCACAACGAAGTCGAATTGCTCGGCCTTCAGCTCGGCTACCAACTCCCGCAACGAACCGGTCAGGCAGTGCACCTTGTCGATGTAGGGATTGGGCTCCAGAAAGCTGCGGAAGCCTGGCTTGGTAGCAAAGTGCACCTGCGCCCCCGGCACCTGCAGCTTCAGGCACCGCACCACGGGTGTGGTCAGCACAATGTCGCCGATGGAAGAAAAGCGCAGAACCAGAATCTTCATGGGTGTAAGTGACAGGTGAATGGTGATGAGGTGATAGGTAAAGACTACAAGAACGCCGTGCAGAGCCCAAGGCGAAGCATCTCGCGGGCTGAGGTTGTGGTGCTACTCAGAGTCAGCCCGCAAGACCGCTCACCAAGCCCGGAACGACGACCCGGCTTGTCACCTGTTACCTACCACGTATCACCTCTACCCAAACAACGAATCCTTGAATTCCAGCGGAGCTTTAATGCCGGCCTTGCGCTGGGCAAAGTATTCTGCTACTTCCGCCGCCGACTTGGCGTTAAAGGTCATGTCCTTGGTCAGCCCACCCTTGCGGCCCATGAGCACGCCGTAGCGCATGTCGGCGTAGCCGTTGGTGTGGTGAGCGTCGGGGTTGATACTAAGCGGCACGCCTTTGTCTAGGGCGTACCGTACCCAGCGCCAGTCCAGGTCGAGGCGCCAGGGGTTGGCGTTGATTTCGATAATGACGTTGTGCTGGGCGCAGGCGTCAATAATTGCTTTGTGGTCGAGGGGGTAGCCCTCCCGGCGCAGCAGCAGGCGGCCGGTAGGGTGGCCCAGCATGGTGGTGTAAGGGTTTTCGATGGCGCGCAGCACGCGAGTAGTGGCCTTGCGCTCGTCCATTTTCAGGTTGGAGTGCACCGAGGCCACAATGAAATCGAAGGTTTCCAGCACCGCGGGCGGGTAGTCTAGGGAGCCATCGGAGAGAATATCCGACTCAATGCCCTTAAAAATGCGGAACGGGGCCAGCTCCTGGTTGAGCTCATCTATTTCGCGCTGCTGCTGGCGCACGCGCTCCGGCTGCAGGCCGTTGGCGTAGTGCGCCGCCTGCGAATGGTCGCAGATGCCGAGGTATTCGTAGCCTTGGTCGCGCAGGAACGTGGCCATTTCGCGCAGGCTGTGGCTACCGTCGGAGTAGGTACTGTGGTTGTGCAGGGAGCCGCGCAGGTCCTGGTCTTCCAGCAGGGTAGGCAGCTTGTTTTCGCGGGCCAAAGCCAGCTCGCCGAGGCCTTCGCGCAGCTCGGGCTCCACGTACTGCAGGCCAGCGCGCTGGTAGAGGTCCTGCTCCGAGGCAAACCGTTCCCGCTTTAACCACTGACGCAGGGTGGCGGGCTGGCCGGGCCGGGTTTCCGTCGAAATAGCCCCGCTCAGGTGGGGTTCGGCGGCCGAGTGCAGCAGCAGCTGGTTGGTGAAGTCGGTGGGGGTAGCCAGCACGATTTCCACCTTTACGCCGGAGGTCGTGGCCGTGCCGCGCCAGGCAAAGGGGCCACTGCGGCGCGCATCGGGCGTAATGCCTTCCAACTGGTCTAGCAAAGTGTGCACCTCGGCAGGCTGGGTAGTAGCCACTACCAGCAGCACAGTTTCAATCGTTTCGAGGCGGCGGCGCACTTCGCCGGCTACGGCGGCTTGCTCCACCCCGGCTACCTCGTGCACGCGGCGGGCCAAGTCCTCAGCCAATTCCTCCGCCTGCGGATAGAGCAGTTTGCCCTGGCTCTGGCTCGTAAATTCAAGGGCCGCCAGAATAGAGTCCTGGGTTTTCTGGCCGAAGCCTTTGAGCTTGCTGACCTCGTTGTTTTCGGCGGCCTGGCGCAGTTGCTCGGGGCTTTCAATGCCCAGCTCTTTCCACAGGGCCCGAATTTTCTTGGGGCCGATGCCCTTGATGTTCAGCAGCTCGATTACGCCGGGCGGCGTGATGCTCAGCAGGCGCGTCAATTCCTCAAACGAGCCGGTATCCAGCATTTCGGCCACTTTGGCGGCGGCAGTTTTGCTCAGGCCCGTGCGGTCGGGTAGGCCGTGGCGCTCAATGCTGGCCACGGGCACACTTAGCTGCTCCAGGGCATTCACGGTGCCCTCGTAGGCCCTGATTTTAAACGGATTTTCCTCGTGCAGCTCCAGCAGTTGGGCCGTGAGGCGGAAGGCACGAATAAGGGCGCGGTTGTCCATAGCGGGCAAAGGTAACTTGTGGGAGAGGCATTCGCGTGCTCCCGGCCGAAACACAGTTCCCGGCCTCCGATTTGCTACATTCGGAGCAGGAAGCGGGCCGGGAATCGTCTTTCCTGCTACGAAAGCCGTTTAGGTAACGGTTATTTCCTTTTTACTTCCTGCTCACGTAAACCGCTCTTTCATGCGTCTGTTCACGCTCCTGTGCTCTTTAAGCGTGCTGCTGCTGGCCGCTACCTGCAACAACGACCCCAAAACGGCCACCCAACTCAAGCAACTAGAGCGCACCTGGCTGCACGCCCACGAGGAAGACCAGGGCGACGTGCGTGTGTACCGGCCCAACACCTACGCCTTCCCGCCCTCGCGGGGCCGCACCGGCTTTGCCTTCGACCACAACGGCCTATTCACCCAGTACGACATTGCCCCCACCGATGGCATTGAGGGCCGCAAGGGCCGCTGGTCAGCCATTAACGACCATAGCCTGCGCATCACCCTCGACGATAAAAAGGAGCCCGATTACACCCTGGAAATTGTGTCCTTGGAAAACGACATGCTGAAAGTGCGCCGGGTAGAGCCGTAGCGCCGTGCAACCATTCGGCGGGCGCGAGGCTCCCTTAGGCGTACTGATTTCCTGACTTATGCGCGCTACTTTGCTTGTCTGCTTTGTAATGGTCCTTTTTCTGAGCGGTTGCAAGAAAGAGGAGTCCTCGGTGCCAGCTGAGCTACTATTTGGCCAGACCTGGCACAACACCTTCCAGCAAAAGGAGGGCGACTTCTTTGTCTTCAAGTCCGAGCCCCAGATGAACGTCGGGTGGCACTACGACAGCTTCCGATTGGAGGCCGATGGTCAGTTTGTGGAGGAAGGACCAGGCCCCGCCGACGGCCTGGAATCACGCCCCGGCGCCTGGACCCGAGAAGATGCCCACAAGTACCGCATCCGGTTTACGGATGGCACGCGGCCGGGGTATTTGCTGGAAGTTAAGCTCCTAGACAAGCAAAGCTTGCAGGCGCGCCGGGTGTACTAGCCCGGCCAGGGCGCCAGCAGGCACTGCGGCTTCTTTTGTAGCTTGCGGGCTATGAACTACTGGCTCGTTAAATCCGAACCCGCGGCCTACTCCTGGGCCGATTTCACCCGCGACGGCGGCACCGACTGGACTGGGGTGCGCAACTTTCAGGCCCGCAATTTCTTGCAGCAAATGCAGCCCGGCGACTTGGTACTGTACTACCATAGCGTCACGGACAAGCAGGTAGTGGGCATTGCGGCAGTAGCCGCGCCAGCCGCGCCCGATGCCACCGCCGAAGCCGGCAGCGGCTGGGTAGCGGTGCACCTGAAACCTCATCAGCCCCTCCCCCGCCCCGTAGCCCTGGCCCAAATAAAGCAAGACGCCCGCCTCTCGCAGATTGGGCTGCTGCGTCAGTCCCGGCTTTCGGTGATGCCCCTCAAGGGAGAAGAGTTTGATGTGCTGCTGGAGCTAGCCAGCTAAACGCCCGTTCCAGTTTTTACCAATGTACCTACTGCCCAGGCCGCCAGCGGCCTGGGCAGCTTGCGTTACCAGGGCCAGAGCGCCGAACAAATGCCGGACCGCCAGGCGGTTCAGTTAGGTGTTGTGCGGGTTTCACCGTATCTTACTTAACCAGCGGCTCCCACCCTTTCCGGCCCTCCTTATGCGACACCTGTACCTCTTTACTGGCCTGCTGTTCTGCTTTTTCGCGGCGGCAGCCCAAGCGCCCAAGCCCCCGGTAGTACCCACTCAGCCCTACCGGCTGGAGCTACCCCTGGAAGCCTACTCCAGCGACGTGCTAGTGCAGCCCTTGCTGGAAGACAGCAGCTTGGTGCTGCTAGTAGAAAAGGAACCCTTGCTGACGGGCAAATCGGAGTATACCTTCCAAAAGTTTGACCACCGCCTTCAGCCGGGCCAAGTGGTGCCCCTACCCGTGCCACGCGGCTACGAGTTTCGGCAGATCTGCGCCGAGGGCACTGATGTGTATGCCTTGTTTCAGGGCACCACGGAAGGCACTTTGTGGGTAGCAGCTTTCGACTCACGCACCGGAGAGCTAGGTACGGGGGAGTTCAAAACCAAGCGCGCCCGCCAGGTGCACGACCTCAAAGCCCTGGATGGCAACTTGTTCGTAACCGTTGAGGCCGACATGCACCTAACCATTTTGCTGCTGGATTTACGGGCCGCCACCTTCCGGTTTCTGCCTTCGGTATATGAGCCCTTGCCCGCTACCTTCACGTTCCTGGCCGACTCTGTAACTAAGCGTGCCGAGCTGATTCTGAGCGAAACCAACGGGTTTAAGTCGCGGCTGCAGCTCAAGCAGCTCTCCGACAACGGGCAGCTGCTGCACTCCGAGTTTGTGCAGGCGGGCAGTGAGCGGGGACTGTTGGAGGCCCAGCTCAGCCCCGGCGACAGCGCTGCCCGGCTCCTAGCGGGCACCTATACCCTGCGCGATTCTCGCTACTCCCAGGGCTTGTTTGCCGCCGATTTAAACGCTGGCGTTACGCCCACCGGGCAGCGCCGCTCCTTGCGCTACTACGATTTCCTGAATTTCAAGCACTTCTTTGACTTTATGAAGCCCGCGCGGGTGGCCCGCATGCGGCAACGCAGTGAGCGGCTTCGCGCCTCCGACCGTCAGTACCGCCACCGCTACCGCCTGCTCATGCATGATATGCTGCCCAGCCCCGAGGGGTACGTGTTGGTAGCCGAAGTGTATTTCCCGCGCTATAACACGTCTAGCTACAACAACCTGGGTGGCCTTTACAACTACGGCTACGGCAACAACTTCGGCCCGTTGGCGCGCTCCTACAACGCCGTGAATCGGCGTAATGAGGGCTACCGGACCACGCACGCCCTAATCTGTGGCTTCGACCGCCAGGGCAACCTACTCTGGGATAATTCCTTTCTGCTTGATGAGGTAGAGCATTTTTCGTTGCAGGAAGCCGTGCGGGTGCGCCCCCTAGGCGACGGGCGCCGCTTGGTAATGGCCTACCTGAAAGAAAATGAGTTCTATTACAAAATGGTAGACCAGACCACCGCTACCCCCAACGACTGGAAGGTAGAGCTCCAGACTACTACCACCGAGGCCGCCGAAAAAACCACCAATACTCAGCAGGAGCAACTCATCACTTGGTATGGTGGCCGCTTCCTGGCTTCGGGTTATCAGCACATCAAGCCCACAAAAGGCCCCGACCGGGAGGTATTCTTCCTGAATGTGCTGGAATTCAAATAAGCCTTGGCGCCCCCACACAAAAAGCGACCCTGCCAGCCGGCAGGGTCGCTTTTTTGTTTTTCAAACCAAGCAGATGACTACCGGCTGGCCTCGCCCACTACATTGGGCAGAATTTTGGCCAGTTGGCTGACCTGCTCCCGAGTGAAGTTGCCGGCTACCGAAACCAGCACAAACGAATCGGCTGACTCTTGCTTGCCTACCGCCACAAACTCCGATACCCGGCCGCCTTGCTCGCGCACGGAGTAACGCAGCTGATTCGGATTATCGGCGGAGGCTGACACGGCTAAAGGAGTGTAGCGCTCATTGGCCAGTAGCCCTTCCACTTCCTTGTCTAACCCCTCGGCCACTAGGTCGCGGGCACTGCCGGTGGTGGGGGCGAAGGTGATGATCCGGGCGCTGCGGATGGCGGTTAGGGCCTGACTTACGTCATTGTCGCCGCCTATTTTGGCAATGCGCCCGAGCAAAAAGCGCGTGGTCAGGCCCGCATTCCAATCGGTGGCTTTAAAGCCAGGACGGTTTTCGTATTTGTTGAAGAATTCAGCGACCGTACGGGCGGGCTGGCCCGGGCCGCTGGCGCGGCAGCCAGCCAGCAGCAACAAAGCCACGGCTAGCAGGAAGGAGAAGTTA of Hymenobacter sublimis contains these proteins:
- a CDS encoding biliverdin-producing heme oxygenase, translating into MYVLEGSTLGGQVIARQLAKANIPARAYFSGHAEQTGPLWKTFVGLLTQAATPANADAIVASASLTFQRLHAWLEQAQP
- a CDS encoding biliverdin-producing heme oxygenase; this encodes MSSSSTTVDILARLRHETRAVHEALEQLPFNQALGNGTITEALTQQFLARLYGFVAPFEAQLRSNEELLGPAWELPRRYRAHLLRQDLPEAATLPLVPELPP
- a CDS encoding UBP-type zinc finger domain-containing protein, producing the protein MATILPAPAEPTCPECVALGDTWVHLRVCQTCGQVGCCDSSKNKHATRHFHATQHPIVVSAEPGEQWAWCYADNQLAHY
- a CDS encoding OsmC family protein yields the protein MPEASPPATVLVKVGPEALLAEIQAGHHTYFVDEPRSVGGQDRGPTPYDLLLSALGACTAITLRLYATQKHWPLEGIEVGLSHHRVHRLDCDQCEQAGEMLEEVRKELRLLGPLTPEQRQRLYLIAEKCPVQKTLTSGALRVVTTVLD
- a CDS encoding glycosyltransferase family 9 protein, which gives rise to MKILVLRFSSIGDIVLTTPVVRCLKLQVPGAQVHFATKPGFRSFLEPNPYIDKVHCLTGSLRELVAELKAEQFDFVVDLHHNLRTALLKAQLGVKSASFDKLNWRKWLLVRFKVNTLPRVHIVERYLAAAAPLGVKNDGQGLDYFIPAKDEVNLSAALPPVFQRGYVAFAIGAQHATKRLPVERIIELCGLLRQPVVLLGGPEDESTGHIIELAFDNQTASSPPAPAQIPDSPYYFPALPAAPAPATVIYNACGKFNLNQSASLVRQARFVVSHDTGLMHIAAAFRKEIFSVWGNTVPEFGMYPYRTEFRILEVPGLPCRPCSKIGYEKCPQGHFRCMRDIQFTLDLPPARDGR
- a CDS encoding helix-hairpin-helix domain-containing protein; amino-acid sequence: MDNRALIRAFRLTAQLLELHEENPFKIRAYEGTVNALEQLSVPVASIERHGLPDRTGLSKTAAAKVAEMLDTGSFEELTRLLSITPPGVIELLNIKGIGPKKIRALWKELGIESPEQLRQAAENNEVSKLKGFGQKTQDSILAALEFTSQSQGKLLYPQAEELAEDLARRVHEVAGVEQAAVAGEVRRRLETIETVLLVVATTQPAEVHTLLDQLEGITPDARRSGPFAWRGTATTSGVKVEIVLATPTDFTNQLLLHSAAEPHLSGAISTETRPGQPATLRQWLKRERFASEQDLYQRAGLQYVEPELREGLGELALARENKLPTLLEDQDLRGSLHNHSTYSDGSHSLREMATFLRDQGYEYLGICDHSQAAHYANGLQPERVRQQQREIDELNQELAPFRIFKGIESDILSDGSLDYPPAVLETFDFIVASVHSNLKMDERKATTRVLRAIENPYTTMLGHPTGRLLLRREGYPLDHKAIIDACAQHNVIIEINANPWRLDLDWRWVRYALDKGVPLSINPDAHHTNGYADMRYGVLMGRKGGLTKDMTFNAKSAAEVAEYFAQRKAGIKAPLEFKDSLFG
- a CDS encoding EVE domain-containing protein; the protein is MNYWLVKSEPAAYSWADFTRDGGTDWTGVRNFQARNFLQQMQPGDLVLYYHSVTDKQVVGIAAVAAPAAPDATAEAGSGWVAVHLKPHQPLPRPVALAQIKQDARLSQIGLLRQSRLSVMPLKGEEFDVLLELAS
- a CDS encoding DUF4252 domain-containing protein; translated protein: MKLRNFSFLLAVALLLLAGCRASGPGQPARTVAEFFNKYENRPGFKATDWNAGLTTRFLLGRIAKIGGDNDVSQALTAIRSARIITFAPTTGSARDLVAEGLDKEVEGLLANERYTPLAVSASADNPNQLRYSVREQGGRVSEFVAVGKQESADSFVLVSVAGNFTREQVSQLAKILPNVVGEASR